Proteins from a single region of Pseudomonas sp. BSw22131:
- a CDS encoding LysR family transcriptional regulator encodes MANNIDQCSLDDLSIFLAVFRENGFRAAAKRLGLSPSTVSERISALESGLGVPLLIRTTRSVVATAAGRELAERMSPLLGEMRAVFEDVASSLQDLRGVLKLNVTGAVMVDILPTLIDRFLARYPQVRIEIMVEDRLVDVTAAGCDAGIRYGEHLAQDTIAVPIGPRSQQLALAAAPSYLASRGTPAHPGELMNHDCICLRYSSGAMVSWDFVKNGETVSIDPPGRLVIGVDGVAAAIDLARSGRGIIATFENWLRPHLQSGDLQPVLNEWWDTFEGPWLYFSSRFMSAPLRAFVDFIEQERG; translated from the coding sequence ATGGCGAACAATATTGATCAATGCTCTCTGGATGACCTATCGATCTTTCTTGCGGTCTTCCGCGAAAATGGATTTCGCGCGGCTGCCAAGCGACTTGGCTTGTCGCCCTCCACCGTGAGCGAACGGATTTCGGCGCTGGAGTCAGGCTTGGGCGTACCCCTGCTCATCCGCACCACCCGAAGCGTTGTAGCAACTGCGGCTGGGCGTGAGCTGGCAGAGCGAATGTCTCCGCTTCTCGGGGAAATGAGAGCTGTGTTCGAGGATGTCGCCAGTTCCCTTCAAGACCTGAGAGGCGTGTTGAAGTTGAACGTGACAGGCGCGGTCATGGTGGACATTCTGCCGACACTGATTGATCGCTTTCTCGCACGCTATCCACAAGTGCGGATAGAAATAATGGTCGAAGACCGCCTCGTGGACGTTACCGCCGCTGGCTGCGATGCCGGGATACGCTATGGAGAGCACCTTGCACAAGACACCATTGCCGTCCCTATCGGCCCAAGGTCGCAGCAACTGGCTTTGGCTGCCGCCCCGTCCTATCTAGCGTCGCGCGGCACCCCCGCACATCCAGGCGAATTGATGAATCACGATTGCATCTGTCTACGGTATTCCAGTGGAGCAATGGTCAGCTGGGATTTTGTGAAGAATGGGGAAACCGTAAGCATTGATCCCCCAGGTCGATTGGTCATTGGGGTCGATGGGGTTGCAGCGGCTATTGATCTGGCGCGAAGTGGCAGAGGCATAATTGCAACCTTCGAGAATTGGCTGCGTCCGCATTTACAAAGTGGTGATCTCCAGCCGGTTCTAAATGAATGGTGGGATACGTTTGAGGGGCCGTGGCTCTATTTTTCCAGCAGATTCATGTCCGCTCCGTTGCGGGCATTCGTCGATTTCATTGAGCAAGAGCGTGGATAG
- a CDS encoding cellulase family glycosylhydrolase: MTTFTTTIASTGSSQSGSVRVRQSGTLKDADFTTTLVQALQAVVTTGLTFDGVDKLTFTTAFAGPIVITRTTVSAPATGATHALQFFEATTGIDIPQATIAKVVGTPTLPTLPSMLKGVNLSGMEFSRTAFVPTNATIDYLFGQGFNCIRMPVLWQRMQPTLFGTLDTNGSTGLADKYKASMNYVLSKGMVCIVDGAHNYGSRPEGKVGSAAVPVTALDDYWTKMFAFLGSDPKIVFDLMNEPPNAGWGAMASSSTAALRAAGCLNRIHAYGTASAISSIIDPLNNVVLDVHKYLDPTMAGVSGVCTVGGGSSRLTDVTAAATAAGRRLFLGEFAAGYPTVAGQEQCATELPALIDAVQGSPSVWAGWTAWGGGRNWTTDYVFRLEYGEGNTADTPYMALLKTRLP, encoded by the coding sequence ATGACCACATTCACCACCACGATAGCATCCACTGGCTCAAGCCAATCTGGCTCGGTGCGGGTTCGGCAAAGCGGAACGCTGAAAGACGCGGACTTCACGACCACGCTGGTGCAGGCCTTGCAGGCTGTCGTCACGACCGGGCTTACATTCGACGGCGTGGACAAGCTGACATTCACCACCGCGTTTGCCGGCCCGATCGTTATCACCAGAACAACCGTGAGCGCCCCTGCGACCGGCGCGACTCACGCACTCCAGTTCTTTGAAGCGACGACCGGCATCGATATTCCGCAGGCGACCATTGCGAAGGTGGTGGGCACACCAACGCTGCCGACGCTCCCGTCGATGCTCAAGGGCGTGAATCTGTCGGGCATGGAGTTCTCGAGGACTGCGTTCGTCCCAACCAATGCCACTATCGATTACCTGTTCGGACAGGGCTTCAACTGCATCCGGATGCCGGTGCTCTGGCAGCGCATGCAGCCGACCTTGTTCGGCACCCTGGACACCAACGGATCGACCGGGCTGGCCGACAAATACAAAGCGTCGATGAATTATGTCCTGTCCAAAGGCATGGTCTGCATCGTGGACGGCGCGCACAACTATGGCAGCCGGCCGGAAGGGAAGGTCGGCAGCGCTGCTGTGCCTGTCACGGCACTGGATGACTACTGGACCAAGATGTTCGCCTTCCTGGGCAGTGATCCGAAGATTGTCTTCGATCTGATGAACGAGCCACCGAACGCGGGTTGGGGCGCGATGGCCAGCTCCAGTACGGCTGCGTTGCGTGCGGCGGGCTGCCTGAATCGCATCCACGCATACGGCACCGCCAGCGCCATATCCTCCATCATCGATCCACTGAACAACGTCGTGCTGGACGTCCATAAATACCTGGACCCAACCATGGCCGGTGTTTCTGGCGTGTGCACGGTCGGTGGCGGCTCGTCCCGGCTCACGGATGTCACCGCAGCAGCTACAGCCGCTGGCCGGCGGCTGTTTCTCGGGGAGTTCGCCGCCGGTTATCCAACGGTCGCCGGGCAAGAGCAGTGCGCAACGGAATTACCAGCCCTGATAGACGCAGTTCAAGGCAGCCCATCGGTGTGGGCAGGCTGGACGGCATGGGGCGGCGGTCGCAACTGGACGACTGATTACGTCTTCCGGCTCGAATACGGTGAAGGCAACACAGCAGACACGCCGTACATGGCGCTGCTGAAGACCAGGCTTCCGTAA
- a CDS encoding HipA N-terminal domain-containing protein produces MGRSEDRQHGSVFSYNEAVAEEDAVSLTMPVRPESYNWEYGFHPRFEMHLPEGHLKEELVRRFSN; encoded by the coding sequence TTGGGGCGGAGCGAGGACAGGCAGCATGGTTCGGTTTTCTCGTATAACGAAGCTGTCGCCGAGGAGGACGCCGTATCTCTGACCATGCCGGTTCGGCCAGAGAGCTACAACTGGGAGTATGGCTTCCACCCCCGGTTCGAAATGCACCTGCCCGAAGGGCACCTCAAAGAAGAACTCGTGCGGCGTTTCAGTAATTAA
- a CDS encoding helix-turn-helix domain-containing protein, with product MDNLGLLIKALRKSAGLSQAQLAARHGMSRATISGIENNTVPEVGIRKVAAILEGLGYELTAAPKRRRKNLDELKSGNVHDESQ from the coding sequence ATGGATAACTTGGGGTTGTTGATCAAAGCGCTGCGCAAGTCTGCTGGTTTGTCCCAAGCGCAGCTTGCGGCGCGACACGGCATGAGTCGCGCCACCATCTCAGGGATCGAAAATAACACGGTCCCGGAGGTCGGCATCCGCAAGGTTGCAGCGATCCTTGAGGGCTTAGGTTACGAATTGACTGCTGCGCCCAAACGTCGGCGCAAAAACCTTGATGAACTGAAATCAGGAAACGTCCATGACGAGTCTCAGTGA
- the pgsA gene encoding CDP-diacylglycerol--glycerol-3-phosphate 3-phosphatidyltransferase, whose translation MNIPNLITVLRVLLIPIFILLFYLPYGWSYMAASSVFALAAATDWLDGYLARRLEQSTPFGAFLDPVADKLMVAVALVLLVQAHANFWLTLPAAVIIGREIVISALREWMAELGARAQVAVSNLGKWKTAAQMIALVILLANAPAFTFWVVLGYVLLMIAAGLTLWSMVQYLRAAWPHLRTTTEEK comes from the coding sequence ATGAATATCCCTAATCTGATCACCGTTTTACGTGTCCTGCTGATTCCGATCTTCATTTTGTTGTTTTATCTGCCTTATGGCTGGAGCTACATGGCCGCCAGCTCGGTGTTTGCTCTTGCGGCCGCAACTGACTGGCTGGACGGATATCTGGCGCGTCGCCTCGAGCAAAGCACGCCGTTTGGCGCTTTTCTTGACCCTGTGGCGGATAAGCTCATGGTGGCGGTGGCCTTGGTGCTACTGGTTCAGGCGCACGCCAACTTCTGGCTGACCTTGCCTGCAGCGGTCATCATTGGGCGCGAGATTGTAATCTCCGCACTGCGTGAGTGGATGGCCGAGTTGGGTGCGCGCGCGCAGGTCGCCGTGTCCAACCTGGGCAAGTGGAAAACCGCCGCGCAGATGATCGCGCTGGTTATCCTGCTCGCCAACGCCCCGGCGTTCACCTTCTGGGTAGTGCTGGGTTACGTGCTGCTCATGATTGCCGCGGGGCTGACCTTGTGGTCCATGGTTCAGTATTTGCGTGCGGCATGGCCGCACCTGCGGACTACGACCGAAGAGAAATAA
- the uvrC gene encoding excinuclease ABC subunit UvrC, giving the protein MTQLFDPSAFLSTCSGRPGVYRMFDADARLLYVGKAKNLKKRLASYFRKTGHAPKTGALVARIAQIETTITANETEALLLEQTLIKESRPPYNILLRDDKSYPYVHLSDGPFPRLSIHRGAKKAKGRYFGPYPSAGAIRESLSLMQKTFLVRQCEDSFYKNRTRPCLQYQIKRCKAPCVGLVEPEVYAEDVRHSVMFLEGRSNALTDELNALMEKSAMSLNFEHAAELRDQIGLLRRVQDQQSMDGGTGDVDVVAAFTNPGGACVHLISVRGGRVLGSKNFFPQVGIEEEVGEVMSAFLAQYFLGGTDRELPSEIIVNVVNEDFPALIEAIESSRGRELTISHRVRGTRARWQQLAVTNAEQALGARLANRQHMAARFDALAEVLKLDEAPLRLECYDISHSSGEATVASCVVFGPEGPIKSDYRRYNIEGITGGDDYAAMHQALTRRFSKIKDGEGRLPDILIVDGGKGQLSMARDVMNELAVPDLILLGIAKGATRKAGFETLYLNDAAHEFTLKGDSPALHLIQQIRDEAHRFAITGHRARRGKTRRTSTLEGVAGVGPTRRRDLLKHFGGLQELSRASIEEIAKAPGISKKLAESIYANLHSE; this is encoded by the coding sequence ATGACTCAATTGTTCGATCCCAGTGCTTTTTTATCTACCTGCAGTGGCCGTCCTGGTGTTTACCGGATGTTCGATGCCGATGCGCGTCTTCTTTACGTCGGCAAAGCCAAAAACCTGAAGAAACGCCTCGCCAGTTACTTTCGCAAGACCGGCCATGCGCCAAAAACCGGCGCGCTTGTCGCCCGCATCGCTCAGATCGAAACCACTATCACCGCCAACGAAACCGAGGCGTTGTTGCTGGAACAGACGCTGATCAAAGAATCCCGCCCGCCGTACAACATCCTGTTGCGAGACGACAAGTCCTACCCCTACGTGCATCTGTCGGACGGGCCGTTCCCTAGGTTGAGCATTCATCGTGGGGCCAAAAAAGCCAAAGGCCGTTATTTCGGGCCATACCCAAGTGCCGGCGCGATTCGCGAAAGCTTGAGCCTGATGCAGAAGACTTTTCTGGTGCGCCAATGCGAAGACAGTTTTTACAAAAACCGCACTCGCCCGTGTTTGCAATACCAGATCAAGCGCTGCAAGGCACCGTGCGTGGGGCTTGTCGAGCCTGAGGTGTACGCAGAGGATGTGCGTCACTCGGTCATGTTTCTCGAAGGCCGCAGCAATGCGCTGACTGATGAGCTGAACGCGTTGATGGAAAAATCCGCCATGTCGCTCAATTTTGAGCACGCCGCGGAACTGCGCGATCAGATTGGTCTGTTGCGGCGTGTTCAGGATCAGCAAAGCATGGACGGCGGCACCGGTGATGTCGATGTCGTCGCTGCGTTTACTAACCCGGGCGGCGCGTGCGTGCATTTGATCAGCGTGCGCGGCGGTCGTGTGCTGGGCAGCAAGAATTTCTTCCCTCAGGTCGGGATCGAAGAAGAAGTGGGCGAGGTCATGTCGGCGTTTCTGGCTCAATATTTTCTGGGCGGGACAGATCGCGAGCTGCCGAGCGAGATAATCGTCAACGTGGTCAACGAGGACTTTCCCGCGTTGATCGAGGCCATCGAGAGCTCGCGGGGCCGGGAACTGACCATCAGCCACCGCGTACGGGGCACTCGCGCGCGCTGGCAGCAATTGGCGGTCACCAATGCCGAACAGGCTCTGGGCGCCAGGCTTGCCAACCGCCAGCACATGGCGGCGCGCTTTGACGCGTTGGCCGAGGTACTGAAGCTTGACGAAGCACCGTTGCGGCTCGAGTGCTATGACATCAGTCACTCCAGCGGTGAGGCCACCGTGGCGTCCTGCGTGGTATTCGGCCCGGAAGGCCCGATCAAGTCCGACTATCGTCGCTACAACATTGAAGGCATTACCGGTGGCGACGACTACGCTGCCATGCATCAGGCGCTCACGCGCCGTTTCAGCAAAATAAAGGATGGCGAGGGCAGGTTGCCTGACATCCTCATCGTCGACGGCGGCAAGGGTCAGCTGTCCATGGCGCGCGATGTGATGAACGAGCTCGCCGTGCCGGACCTGATTCTGTTGGGGATTGCCAAGGGCGCGACGCGCAAAGCGGGTTTTGAGACGCTTTATCTGAACGATGCAGCCCATGAATTCACCTTGAAAGGTGATTCGCCTGCGCTGCATCTGATTCAGCAAATCCGCGATGAAGCTCACCGTTTCGCGATCACTGGCCACCGGGCGCGGCGAGGTAAAACACGCCGTACTTCAACGCTGGAAGGCGTCGCCGGGGTAGGCCCGACACGGCGTCGTGACCTGCTCAAGCATTTTGGCGGGCTGCAAGAGTTGTCCCGCGCGAGCATCGAAGAAATCGCCAAAGCACCGGGTATCAGTAAAAAGCTCGCAGAGTCGATTTATGCAAACCTGCACAGCGAGTAG
- the gacA gene encoding response regulator transcription factor GacA codes for MIRVLVVDDHDLVRTGITRMLADIEGLQVVGQADSGEESLKKARELKPDVVLMDVKMPGIGGLEATRKMLRSHPDIKVVAVTVCEEDPFPTRLLQAGAAGYMTKGAGLTEMVQAIRLVFAGQRYISPQIAQQLALKSFQPQTSNSPFDLLSEREIQIALMIVGCQKVQTISDKLCLSPKTVNTYRYRIFEKLSIGSDVELALLAVRHGMVDASA; via the coding sequence TTGATTAGGGTGCTGGTTGTCGATGACCACGATCTGGTTCGAACAGGTATCACGCGCATGTTGGCCGACATAGAAGGTCTGCAAGTCGTCGGTCAGGCCGATTCAGGTGAAGAGTCCCTGAAGAAGGCCCGAGAACTAAAACCCGATGTAGTGCTCATGGACGTCAAGATGCCTGGCATCGGTGGTCTTGAAGCAACACGCAAAATGCTCAGAAGCCATCCGGATATCAAAGTGGTCGCGGTGACGGTGTGCGAGGAAGATCCTTTCCCGACCCGCCTGCTGCAAGCGGGCGCTGCCGGTTACATGACCAAGGGCGCCGGGCTGACAGAAATGGTCCAGGCCATCCGGCTCGTGTTTGCAGGGCAGCGTTACATCAGTCCGCAAATCGCTCAACAACTGGCGCTCAAATCATTTCAGCCGCAGACCAGTAATTCCCCGTTCGACCTGCTGTCGGAGCGCGAAATCCAGATTGCGCTGATGATCGTCGGCTGCCAGAAAGTGCAGACCATATCCGACAAGCTTTGTCTCTCCCCTAAAACCGTCAATACCTACCGTTACCGCATCTTCGAGAAGCTCTCTATCGGCAGCGATGTCGAATTGGCTTTGTTGGCTGTTCGTCACGGCATGGTCGATGCCAGCGCCTGA
- a CDS encoding helix-turn-helix domain-containing protein translates to MSGIGVRLKEERERLGLSQKAFGEIGGVEANAQGKYENGHRAPKADYLAAVAGAGVDVLYVLTGNRTPVPLERLSNVEEGVLGSYRSLVKEDQDAIRRLTTTLAELSAPYASLKKPDSNQ, encoded by the coding sequence ATGAGTGGAATAGGTGTTCGACTTAAGGAAGAACGAGAACGATTGGGCCTTTCTCAAAAGGCATTTGGTGAAATAGGCGGAGTCGAAGCCAACGCCCAGGGAAAATACGAAAACGGCCATCGCGCTCCCAAGGCCGATTATCTGGCAGCGGTGGCGGGCGCTGGCGTAGATGTCTTGTACGTCCTGACCGGCAACCGTACACCCGTGCCGCTTGAGCGTTTGAGTAACGTGGAGGAGGGAGTGCTGGGCAGTTATCGGTCGCTGGTCAAAGAGGATCAGGACGCCATACGCCGCCTGACCACTACGCTGGCGGAGCTTTCCGCGCCTTATGCCAGTTTGAAAAAACCGGATTCAAACCAGTGA
- a CDS encoding DNA-binding protein, producing the protein MPGIRTAAQAKAWLEEQGKSVQAFARENNVDPATTYQVLSGRKKGRRGEAHKVAVLLGMKIGVILSTEDGLPALPSD; encoded by the coding sequence ATGCCCGGAATCCGCACCGCAGCACAAGCCAAGGCCTGGCTCGAAGAGCAAGGCAAATCGGTTCAAGCTTTTGCGCGGGAAAATAATGTAGATCCGGCAACGACTTACCAAGTGCTGTCAGGCCGAAAGAAAGGCCGCCGCGGTGAAGCCCACAAGGTCGCCGTACTCCTGGGCATGAAAATTGGCGTAATCCTGTCGACCGAGGACGGATTACCCGCATTGCCTTCAGACTGA
- a CDS encoding carbon-nitrogen hydrolase family protein, translated as MNFERFAVAQIVVEPGDLQANVLKHLCFMRQAARRGVSFLLFPELSLTGYEPELARELAIDANDVRLQPLSDLAAQHAMLTVVGVPLRDVTRVDIDGQIQPDILIAALTLGPQGHAEVYTKQYLHPGEERVFSVGNGGTPLIASERRISLAVCADFTHEAHVRRASLAAADVYAVSALISKNGYATDTAMLAGYALKYRMLVMMANYGGQTGGWQSAGRSAVWAQDGRQLAAVEGEGDCLLIASCEAGQWSAFVEPLSV; from the coding sequence ATGAATTTCGAAAGGTTCGCGGTCGCACAGATCGTGGTTGAACCGGGGGATCTCCAGGCGAATGTGCTGAAGCATCTGTGTTTCATGCGGCAGGCTGCTCGGCGTGGCGTCAGTTTTCTGCTGTTTCCGGAACTGTCGTTGACCGGCTATGAACCTGAACTGGCTCGCGAACTGGCGATTGATGCCAACGACGTCCGTCTGCAGCCGCTAAGCGACCTGGCAGCTCAACATGCGATGCTGACTGTTGTGGGTGTTCCGCTTCGCGATGTCACTCGTGTCGATATCGACGGCCAGATCCAACCCGATATCTTGATTGCTGCGCTGACCTTGGGCCCACAAGGACACGCTGAGGTCTACACCAAGCAGTACTTGCACCCTGGCGAAGAACGTGTGTTCTCTGTGGGAAATGGTGGCACTCCGTTGATCGCTAGTGAGCGGCGGATTTCATTGGCCGTGTGTGCGGATTTCACCCACGAGGCACACGTGCGCCGTGCATCTCTGGCCGCGGCCGACGTCTACGCAGTCAGTGCATTAATTTCAAAGAATGGGTATGCGACTGACACTGCGATGTTGGCCGGTTACGCGCTCAAGTACAGGATGCTGGTGATGATGGCCAATTACGGAGGCCAGACAGGGGGGTGGCAGTCGGCAGGTCGCAGCGCTGTCTGGGCACAAGACGGTAGACAACTGGCGGCAGTCGAAGGTGAAGGCGACTGTTTGTTGATTGCCTCCTGCGAGGCGGGTCAATGGTCAGCGTTTGTCGAGCCTTTGTCAGTCTGA
- a CDS encoding 3-deoxy-7-phosphoheptulonate synthase, which translates to MNSSVATKTLTSLASAPVALIDNVPAPQRLPSALHLKNQLPLDAVLTQQVAAHRQSVRAILDGEDSRLLVVVGPCSIHDPQSALEYAKRLAELSAKVSDQLLLVMRAYVEKPRTTVGWKGLAYDPHLDGSDDMAEGLTLSRHLMREMLRLGLPVATELLQPMAAGYFDDLLSWVAIGARTTESQIHREMASGLAMPVGFKNGTDGSVAVACDAIRSAAHPHRHFGVDRQGHPAIIETKGNPDTHIVLRGGHSGPNYDPQSIAQVNASLAKNRTAARIMVDCSHANSGKDPLRQPAVFEDVLNQRLKGDNSVIGMMLESHLFEGCQPLSKSMRYGVSVTDGCLGWDGTAQMLREAVDKLRYR; encoded by the coding sequence ATGAATTCGTCCGTCGCCACTAAAACCCTGACAAGTCTTGCGTCCGCTCCCGTGGCCCTGATTGACAACGTCCCTGCCCCACAGCGCCTGCCCAGCGCCTTGCACCTCAAAAACCAACTGCCGCTGGATGCCGTGCTGACCCAACAGGTCGCCGCCCACCGCCAGTCCGTTCGCGCCATTCTTGACGGCGAGGACTCCCGCCTGCTGGTCGTCGTCGGCCCCTGCTCGATCCACGACCCTCAATCAGCGCTTGAATACGCAAAGCGCCTGGCCGAATTGTCCGCCAAAGTCAGCGACCAACTGCTGCTGGTGATGCGCGCCTATGTCGAGAAGCCCCGGACCACAGTCGGCTGGAAAGGCCTCGCGTACGATCCGCACCTTGATGGCAGCGACGACATGGCCGAAGGTCTGACGCTTTCTCGTCATCTGATGCGCGAGATGCTGCGATTGGGGCTGCCGGTCGCAACCGAATTACTCCAGCCCATGGCGGCGGGCTACTTCGACGACCTGTTGAGCTGGGTAGCGATTGGCGCACGCACCACCGAATCGCAAATCCACCGGGAGATGGCCAGCGGCCTCGCGATGCCGGTCGGTTTCAAGAATGGCACTGACGGCAGCGTAGCCGTTGCCTGTGACGCCATCCGCTCAGCCGCTCACCCGCATCGGCATTTCGGGGTTGATCGCCAGGGTCACCCCGCGATCATCGAAACCAAGGGCAATCCGGACACGCACATTGTTCTGCGCGGCGGCCACAGCGGGCCGAACTACGACCCACAGAGCATCGCGCAGGTTAACGCCAGCCTCGCCAAAAACCGCACGGCGGCGCGGATCATGGTGGATTGCAGTCACGCAAACAGCGGGAAAGACCCGTTGCGTCAGCCAGCAGTCTTCGAGGACGTGCTTAACCAGCGTTTGAAGGGCGATAACAGCGTGATCGGCATGATGCTCGAAAGTCATTTGTTCGAAGGCTGTCAGCCGCTGAGCAAATCGATGCGTTACGGCGTGTCAGTCACCGATGGATGCCTGGGCTGGGACGGCACAGCGCAAATGCTGCGCGAGGCGGTCGATAAACTGCGTTACAGGTAA
- a CDS encoding esterase/lipase family protein, whose translation MHTEVTTKYPILLVHGLFGFDRIGTFEMFYGISSALEKAGCRVHVPALSGTHNNEARGEQLLEQIERFLKRTGFTKVNLFGHSQGALTSRYAAAKRPDLIASVTSISGPNHGSEVADRVRQAFEPGALPEQVAATLTTGFSKFLALLSGDSTLPQDPIAALDALTSKGVGAFNAKYPQGLPARWGENGPEWVDGVGYYSWSGCISGRLTSDGRNAFDPLHLACRSYALLFDREKDFNDGLVGRFSSHLGNVIRSDYPMDHVDTLNQTAGVVRKGIDPIKLYIDQAFRLSSKGL comes from the coding sequence ATGCACACGGAAGTGACAACCAAGTACCCCATCCTGCTGGTTCATGGCCTGTTCGGCTTCGACCGCATTGGCACATTCGAGATGTTCTACGGCATCAGTTCGGCGCTGGAGAAAGCAGGTTGCCGAGTCCACGTCCCAGCGCTTTCGGGCACCCACAACAACGAAGCACGGGGCGAACAACTGCTTGAGCAGATCGAACGCTTCCTTAAAAGAACAGGCTTTACCAAGGTCAACCTGTTTGGTCACAGCCAGGGTGCCCTGACCTCTCGCTACGCGGCGGCCAAACGGCCCGACCTGATTGCGTCTGTGACCTCCATCAGCGGCCCCAATCACGGCTCGGAAGTCGCTGACCGGGTGCGCCAGGCGTTCGAGCCAGGCGCCCTGCCCGAACAAGTCGCTGCAACGCTGACAACCGGGTTCTCAAAGTTTCTGGCGCTGCTCAGCGGTGACTCGACACTGCCACAGGACCCGATAGCAGCGCTTGATGCGCTGACCAGCAAAGGCGTCGGGGCCTTCAACGCTAAGTACCCCCAGGGCCTTCCCGCCCGCTGGGGTGAAAACGGCCCGGAATGGGTCGATGGCGTTGGCTACTATTCGTGGAGCGGTTGCATCAGCGGCAGATTGACCAGCGACGGCAGGAATGCCTTCGACCCGTTACATCTGGCGTGCCGCAGCTATGCGCTATTGTTTGACCGGGAAAAAGACTTCAATGACGGACTCGTCGGGCGTTTCAGTTCGCACTTGGGCAACGTCATCCGCTCCGACTACCCCATGGATCACGTTGACACCCTCAACCAGACCGCAGGAGTCGTGCGCAAGGGCATCGACCCGATCAAGCTCTATATTGATCAGGCGTTCAGGCTCAGTAGCAAAGGTTTGTAG
- a CDS encoding peptidylprolyl isomerase, with protein MAKATARHILVSSEEKCNELKAQIEGGADFAEVAKSNSSCPSSRQGGDLGSFGPGQMVKEFDTVVFSAPVNVVQGPVKTQFGYHLLEVTSRQD; from the coding sequence ATGGCCAAAGCCACTGCCCGCCACATCCTCGTTTCCAGCGAAGAGAAATGTAACGAACTCAAAGCGCAGATCGAAGGCGGCGCTGATTTTGCCGAAGTTGCCAAGTCCAACTCCAGCTGCCCTTCCAGCCGTCAGGGCGGGGATCTGGGATCGTTCGGTCCAGGCCAGATGGTCAAGGAATTCGACACCGTCGTATTCAGCGCCCCGGTCAACGTGGTCCAGGGTCCGGTGAAAACCCAGTTCGGTTATCACCTGCTTGAAGTGACCAGCCGTCAGGACTGA